One Pseudomonas rhizophila DNA window includes the following coding sequences:
- a CDS encoding response regulator yields MTSPLRLLLADDHEVTRTGFISMLAGSPGFEVVGQASDGQEALDLCERLQPDIAILDIRMPVLNGLGAARILQQRQPGIKVVIFTMDDSPDHLEAAIGAGAVGYLLKDASRDEVLDALKRVAQGEEALNSSVSARLLRRMAERGASGATPVQALTARERQVLGLVAGGFSNREIGEKLGIAPGTAKAHVERVIGKLGAADRTQAAVRGVALGLVAQPSGQWP; encoded by the coding sequence ATGACGTCCCCTTTACGCCTGCTTTTGGCCGATGATCACGAAGTGACCCGCACCGGTTTTATCAGCATGCTCGCCGGCAGCCCGGGGTTCGAAGTCGTCGGCCAGGCCAGCGACGGCCAGGAAGCCCTCGATCTGTGCGAGCGGCTGCAACCGGACATCGCCATTCTCGACATTCGCATGCCGGTGCTCAATGGTCTGGGGGCGGCGCGTATCCTGCAGCAGCGCCAGCCGGGGATCAAAGTGGTGATCTTCACCATGGACGACAGCCCTGATCACCTTGAAGCCGCCATCGGCGCGGGCGCGGTCGGTTATCTGCTCAAGGATGCCAGCCGCGATGAAGTGCTGGACGCCCTCAAACGGGTCGCCCAGGGCGAAGAGGCCCTGAACAGTTCGGTCAGTGCGCGCCTGCTGCGGCGCATGGCCGAGCGCGGTGCCAGTGGCGCTACCCCGGTCCAGGCCCTGACAGCCCGCGAGCGCCAGGTGTTGGGGCTGGTGGCCGGCGGCTTCAGCAACCGTGAAATCGGCGAAAAACTCGGCATCGCCCCCGGCACCGCCAAGGCCCACGTGGAGCGCGTCATCGGCAAGTTGGGAGCCGCCGATCGAACCCAGGCCGCCGTGCGCGGTGTTGCTCTGGGGTTGGTGGCACAACCCAGCGGGCAATGGCCATGA
- a CDS encoding sigma-70 family RNA polymerase sigma factor, with the protein MSDAATPTERSLHALYRDHGGWLEGWLRRRMGNAWDAADLRQDTFLRVLSSAQPLADLHEPRAYLLTVGKRLLSNFYARRNLEQAYLDALASLPPACVPSPEQRWLLLETLQALDELLDGLPALVRRAFLWSQLEGLGYREIAERMQVSERTIKRYMAQAYEHCLLVEF; encoded by the coding sequence ATGTCTGATGCAGCTACGCCAACGGAGCGTTCCTTGCACGCGCTGTACCGAGACCACGGTGGCTGGCTGGAAGGCTGGTTGAGACGACGCATGGGCAATGCCTGGGATGCCGCGGACCTGCGCCAGGACACGTTCCTGCGGGTACTGTCCAGCGCTCAGCCATTGGCCGATCTGCACGAACCCCGCGCTTATCTGCTGACAGTCGGCAAGCGTCTGTTGAGCAACTTTTACGCGCGCCGCAACCTGGAGCAGGCTTACCTCGACGCCTTGGCGAGCTTGCCGCCAGCGTGCGTACCGTCCCCGGAGCAGCGCTGGCTGCTGCTGGAAACGTTGCAAGCCCTGGATGAATTGCTCGATGGCCTGCCGGCTCTGGTGCGGCGGGCTTTTTTGTGGAGCCAGCTCGAAGGCCTGGGCTACCGTGAAATCGCCGAGCGCATGCAGGTGTCGGAGCGCACCATCAAGCGCTATATGGCCCAGGCTTATGAGCATTGCCTGTTGGTGGAGTTTTGA
- a CDS encoding DUF1348 family protein: protein MSSTAEVRPPLPPFTRESAIEKVRLAEDGWNSRDPQRVSLAYTLDTQWRNRAEFAHNREEAKAFLTRKWAKELDYRLIKELWAFTGNRIAVRYAYEWHDDSGNWFRSYGNENWEFDEQGLMSNRYACINDMPIQESERKFHWPLGRRPDDHPGLSDLGL from the coding sequence ATGTCATCCACTGCTGAAGTTCGTCCGCCGCTGCCGCCTTTCACCCGTGAATCGGCCATTGAAAAAGTCCGTCTGGCCGAAGACGGCTGGAACTCCCGCGACCCACAACGGGTGTCCCTGGCCTATACGCTGGACACTCAATGGCGCAACCGTGCCGAATTCGCCCATAACCGCGAAGAGGCCAAGGCCTTCCTGACCCGTAAATGGGCCAAGGAACTGGACTACCGGCTGATCAAAGAACTGTGGGCCTTCACCGGTAACCGTATCGCCGTGCGCTACGCCTACGAATGGCACGACGATTCGGGCAACTGGTTCCGTTCCTACGGCAATGAAAACTGGGAGTTTGACGAGCAAGGGTTGATGTCCAACCGCTACGCCTGCATCAACGACATGCCGATCCAGGAAAGCGAACGCAAATTCCATTGGCCGCTGGGTCGCCGGCCGGATGATCATCCGGGGCTGTCTGACTTGGGGCTGTAG
- a CDS encoding TetR/AcrR family transcriptional regulator: MNEINSNETRNIILDVAEKLIYKSGIAATGMDLLVKTAGVSRKSIYRYFANKDDLIVAALQRRDERWMHWFSSEVDKAPTPRARLLNLFTVLKTWFDSEGFRGCAFINTSGETGDPQNPVRQVAKLHKQKLLDYVTRLCTEQGVESPDALARQLLILIDGAITVALVMGDHSAADQAQNILKSLLAETE; this comes from the coding sequence ATGAACGAAATCAATAGCAATGAGACCCGAAACATTATTCTCGATGTCGCCGAAAAGTTGATCTATAAAAGTGGCATCGCGGCCACCGGCATGGATCTGCTGGTGAAAACCGCCGGCGTCTCCAGAAAGAGCATTTATCGCTACTTTGCCAACAAGGACGATCTGATCGTGGCCGCACTCCAGCGGCGCGACGAACGCTGGATGCACTGGTTCAGCAGTGAGGTCGACAAGGCCCCTACCCCGCGCGCCCGGCTGCTCAACCTGTTTACCGTGCTCAAAACCTGGTTCGACAGCGAAGGTTTCCGTGGCTGTGCGTTCATCAACACCAGTGGCGAAACCGGCGATCCACAGAACCCGGTCCGCCAGGTCGCCAAACTGCATAAACAGAAGTTGCTCGACTATGTAACCCGGCTATGCACAGAACAAGGCGTCGAGAGCCCGGATGCCTTGGCCCGGCAGTTACTGATCCTGATCGATGGCGCCATTACCGTCGCACTGGTCATGGGCGATCACAGCGCCGCCGACCAGGCCCAAAACATACTGAAGTCCTTATTGGCTGAAACTGAATAA
- the pssA gene encoding CDP-diacylglycerol--serine O-phosphatidyltransferase encodes MPSLFKRPLLPKLRSFALTADAVTILDGAAEFRRCLLEQIAQATQRIYIVALYLQEDEAGQEILDALHAAKAKRPELDVVVVVDWLRAQRGLIGAKKQPGNSAWYQEQTRTHASEVPIYGVPVQTRELFGVLHLKGFVIDDCVLYSGASLNNVYLHKFDKYRYDRYHLLRNEALADSMQHLVQHGLIASSAVHRLDLPNLPSTRSLRKDIGDLRSRLKYAAYDTQAGNLDKSGLSVSPLLGVGKNNPLSRVIGELIASSRRQLTICTPYFNLPLGVTREINRALARGVRIDIIVGDKTANDFYMPPSEPFKIIAALPYLYEISLRRFAKRHQRYIDSGQLNLHLWRDGDNTYHLKGMWIDERYTLLTGNNLNPRAFRLDLENALLLDDPKGELLGPRQAELEQIYQHTRRINRYLDLETLPDYPAAVARFLKRVSRVRIERLLYRIL; translated from the coding sequence ATGCCGTCGCTTTTCAAACGCCCCTTGCTGCCTAAGCTGCGCAGCTTTGCACTGACCGCCGATGCCGTGACCATCCTCGATGGCGCCGCCGAGTTCCGCCGTTGCCTGCTGGAGCAAATCGCCCAGGCCACCCAGCGCATCTACATCGTCGCCCTGTACCTGCAAGAGGACGAGGCCGGGCAGGAAATCCTCGATGCCTTGCACGCCGCCAAGGCCAAGCGTCCGGAACTGGACGTGGTCGTGGTGGTGGACTGGCTGCGGGCCCAGCGCGGGCTGATCGGCGCCAAGAAGCAGCCGGGCAATTCGGCGTGGTATCAGGAACAGACCCGCACTCACGCCAGCGAAGTGCCGATCTACGGCGTGCCGGTGCAGACTCGCGAGTTGTTCGGCGTGCTGCACCTCAAAGGCTTCGTGATCGACGACTGTGTGCTTTACAGCGGCGCCAGCCTCAATAACGTCTATCTGCACAAGTTCGACAAATACCGCTACGACCGATACCACCTGTTGCGCAACGAGGCACTGGCCGACTCGATGCAGCACCTGGTACAGCATGGCTTGATTGCCTCCAGCGCCGTGCATCGCCTGGATTTGCCGAACCTGCCCAGCACTCGCAGCCTGCGCAAGGACATCGGCGATCTGCGCAGCCGGCTCAAGTACGCCGCGTATGACACGCAGGCCGGCAACCTCGACAAGAGCGGCCTGTCGGTGAGCCCGTTGCTGGGCGTGGGCAAGAACAATCCGTTGAGCCGGGTAATTGGCGAGTTGATTGCCAGCAGTCGCCGGCAACTGACCATCTGCACGCCGTATTTCAATCTGCCCCTGGGGGTGACCCGGGAAATCAATCGCGCGCTGGCTCGCGGGGTCAGGATCGACATTATCGTCGGCGACAAAACCGCCAACGACTTCTACATGCCGCCCAGCGAGCCGTTCAAGATCATCGCCGCGCTGCCCTATCTCTACGAAATCAGCCTGCGCCGCTTCGCCAAGCGGCATCAGCGTTACATCGACAGCGGCCAACTGAACCTGCACCTGTGGCGTGACGGTGACAATACCTATCACCTCAAGGGCATGTGGATCGACGAGCGCTACACCTTGCTGACCGGCAATAACCTCAATCCACGGGCGTTTCGCCTGGACCTGGAAAACGCTTTGTTGCTGGATGACCCCAAGGGCGAACTGCTGGGGCCGCGTCAGGCCGAGCTTGAGCAGATTTACCAGCACACCCGGCGCATCAATCGATATCTGGACCTGGAAACCCTGCCGGACTATCCCGCCGCAGTCGCCAGGTTTCTGAAACGGGTCAGCCGGGTGCGGATCGAGCGGCTGCTTTACCGGATCCTGTGA
- a CDS encoding TonB-dependent receptor yields MSAVVPLRFRPALAGWRPLLNLSLVLSLSASPLFMSSSQAEEAARRSYQVPAGSLSAALTRFAGLAGVNLSVDPALVSGHNSPGLSGEYAVEEGFARLLQGSGLQLQPVGEQAYILTPAPEGSSLQLAPTSIMGATSLAQGEPYAGGQVARRGSQGLLGSRDFMETPFSMTTYTSEVVKNQQARTLGDLIASDPSVRATNPAGGRFEQFTIRGFSLFNSDVAYNGLYGILPTYSIDMEMADRVDIIKGPTQLINGVSPRGSVGGGINVVPKRATDKPITSFTGSYASNNQLGGAVDVARRFGEDNQFGVRFNGVKQSGDTEWDHQSVDRDMAVLGLDFRGERLRLSTDIGRTERDTDAPQERVLVGANAQVPHASDVRRNYAQRWSKARTKDTFGAVNAQYDVNDSVMLYGSAGARKSDHDFLRHNVSVSNDAGDFSVQPRDFTRDENVRTATAGVRNWFHTGPVSHEINLAASYFYMDFTNGGARYASSPSNLYDPVQTPTPSDPTRQDSKVYTENRSTGVALSDTLGFFDDRLLLTLGTRWQRIKVDDWTDNVKGATAYDEEKMSPSGGILFKATDKLSLYANYMEGLSQGKIAPSTSINEDEIFPPFISRQVEVGAKYDAGALAVTAAVFRIKQPAYATDATTRVFGPNGKRENTGVELSVFGEPLKGLRLLGGVMYIDSELTDTTDGAFDGNRAPATPKYNVNLGAEWDVPTVQGLTLTSRAIHSSSQYLDQSNTKEIDSWERVDVGARYAFKVDQKNITLRANVENVADKRYWSSAGASDDSEAGLTLATPRTYLLSATVDF; encoded by the coding sequence ATGTCCGCAGTAGTACCTTTGCGTTTTCGCCCGGCCCTTGCCGGCTGGCGTCCGCTGTTGAACCTGAGCCTCGTGCTCAGCCTGAGCGCCAGCCCATTGTTCATGTCCTCCAGCCAAGCCGAAGAAGCTGCCCGACGCAGCTATCAGGTGCCGGCCGGCAGCCTCAGCGCCGCGCTGACCAGGTTCGCCGGCCTGGCGGGGGTCAACCTGTCGGTCGACCCGGCCCTGGTGAGCGGGCATAACAGCCCCGGTCTGTCGGGGGAGTATGCCGTGGAGGAGGGCTTTGCCCGGCTGTTGCAGGGCTCGGGTCTGCAACTGCAGCCGGTGGGCGAGCAGGCTTACATCCTGACCCCGGCGCCGGAAGGCAGCAGCTTGCAACTGGCGCCCACCTCGATCATGGGGGCCACGAGCCTGGCGCAGGGCGAGCCTTATGCCGGTGGCCAGGTCGCGCGCCGCGGCTCGCAAGGCTTGCTCGGGTCGCGAGACTTCATGGAAACCCCGTTCAGCATGACCACCTATACCAGCGAAGTGGTCAAGAACCAGCAGGCTCGGACCCTGGGCGACCTGATTGCCAGCGACCCTTCGGTTCGCGCCACCAATCCGGCAGGCGGGCGTTTCGAGCAGTTCACCATTCGCGGTTTCAGCCTGTTCAACAGTGATGTCGCCTACAACGGTCTCTACGGCATCCTGCCGACCTATTCGATCGACATGGAGATGGCCGACCGCGTCGACATCATCAAGGGCCCGACCCAGCTCATCAACGGCGTCTCGCCACGTGGCAGCGTGGGTGGCGGGATCAACGTGGTGCCCAAGCGGGCCACCGACAAACCCATCACTTCGTTCACGGGCAGCTACGCCTCCAACAACCAGCTCGGCGGCGCCGTGGATGTCGCCCGGCGTTTTGGTGAAGACAACCAGTTCGGCGTTCGTTTCAACGGCGTGAAGCAGTCCGGCGACACTGAATGGGATCACCAGAGTGTCGACCGTGACATGGCCGTGCTGGGCCTGGATTTTCGTGGCGAGCGTCTACGCCTCTCGACGGATATCGGGCGCACCGAGCGCGATACCGACGCGCCGCAGGAGCGCGTGCTGGTAGGGGCCAACGCACAGGTCCCGCACGCCAGCGATGTGCGCCGCAACTACGCTCAGCGCTGGAGCAAGGCGCGCACCAAGGACACTTTCGGCGCGGTGAACGCGCAATACGATGTCAACGATTCCGTGATGTTGTACGGCAGTGCAGGGGCGCGCAAAAGTGATCATGACTTCCTGCGGCACAACGTTTCGGTTAGCAACGACGCTGGCGATTTCAGCGTTCAACCCCGCGACTTTACCCGCGATGAAAATGTCCGCACGGCCACGGCCGGGGTGCGCAACTGGTTCCATACCGGCCCGGTGAGCCATGAGATCAACCTGGCCGCCAGCTACTTCTACATGGATTTCACCAATGGCGGCGCTCGTTATGCGTCGTCCCCGAGCAACCTGTATGACCCGGTGCAAACGCCGACTCCGAGCGACCCCACGCGCCAGGACAGCAAGGTCTATACCGAAAACCGCTCCACCGGCGTGGCGTTGTCCGACACCCTGGGTTTCTTCGATGATCGGCTGCTGCTGACCCTAGGCACCCGCTGGCAGCGGATCAAGGTTGACGACTGGACGGATAACGTCAAAGGCGCCACCGCGTACGACGAGGAAAAGATGTCGCCGTCGGGCGGAATCTTGTTCAAGGCAACCGATAAGCTGTCGTTGTATGCCAACTACATGGAAGGCTTGAGCCAGGGCAAGATCGCGCCCTCGACCTCGATCAACGAGGACGAAATATTCCCGCCGTTCATCAGTCGTCAGGTCGAGGTAGGTGCCAAATATGACGCGGGTGCGCTCGCCGTCACCGCCGCCGTCTTCCGGATCAAGCAGCCTGCCTACGCCACCGATGCCACGACCCGTGTCTTCGGCCCGAACGGCAAACGCGAGAACACCGGGGTTGAGTTGAGCGTGTTCGGTGAGCCGCTCAAGGGTTTGCGTTTGCTCGGCGGGGTCATGTATATCGACAGCGAGTTGACCGATACCACCGATGGCGCCTTTGATGGTAATCGGGCGCCGGCCACGCCCAAATACAATGTCAACCTGGGCGCCGAGTGGGATGTGCCGACCGTGCAGGGCCTGACCCTGACCAGCCGCGCCATCCACTCCAGTTCGCAGTACCTGGACCAGTCCAACACCAAGGAAATCGATTCCTGGGAGCGTGTGGATGTAGGCGCGCGCTACGCGTTCAAGGTGGACCAGAAGAACATCACCCTGCGTGCCAATGTCGAGAACGTCGCGGACAAGCGCTACTGGAGTTCAGCCGGCGCCTCGGATGACAGCGAGGCAGGCTTGACCCTGGCAACGCCGCGCACTTACCTGCTTTCGGCCACCGTGGACTTCTAG
- a CDS encoding FecR domain-containing protein, which yields MRQAPSPEAREVARAAARWLAMMESGGDDFDCAALQRWRDSSAHHEAAWQKAQRLRQRFAGVPTSLGMATLDRPALPRRAVLKRALGVAALVPTAWWLGRELPLEVWRADLHTATGEQRRWSLADGSALQLNTDSALDLDLKARRLVLVQGEMALNVQGPAPLAIQAPFGLISVSRSEVCVRLNERSCRVSVLSGSVQLQPLRGPMLTLKEGEQVNLLASGAGPVGAFDVAQLGWRDGVLVAQNQPLGDFLRELGRYRPGLLRWDPALESLRVTGSFRLENTDRILALLSASLPLHVQTRTRYWVTLTLRKNTV from the coding sequence ATGCGCCAGGCCCCTTCGCCTGAAGCTCGCGAAGTCGCCCGGGCGGCGGCTCGCTGGCTGGCCATGATGGAGTCTGGCGGGGATGACTTCGATTGCGCCGCGCTGCAACGCTGGCGCGACAGCAGCGCCCACCACGAGGCCGCCTGGCAAAAAGCCCAGCGATTGCGCCAGCGTTTCGCCGGGGTGCCGACTTCATTGGGTATGGCGACCCTGGATCGCCCGGCATTGCCCCGTCGGGCGGTGCTCAAGCGTGCGCTCGGCGTCGCCGCGTTGGTGCCCACGGCCTGGTGGCTGGGGCGAGAGCTGCCGCTGGAGGTCTGGCGCGCCGACCTGCACACGGCCACGGGCGAACAGCGGCGCTGGTCGCTGGCCGACGGCAGCGCCTTGCAGTTGAATACCGACAGCGCCCTGGACCTGGACCTCAAGGCTCGACGCCTGGTGCTGGTGCAAGGGGAGATGGCCCTCAATGTCCAGGGGCCTGCGCCATTGGCCATTCAGGCACCGTTCGGCCTGATCTCCGTCAGCCGTAGCGAGGTCTGCGTACGCCTGAATGAGCGCAGTTGCCGGGTGTCGGTCCTCAGTGGTTCGGTGCAACTGCAACCGTTGCGCGGGCCAATGCTGACACTGAAGGAAGGCGAGCAGGTCAACCTCTTGGCCTCGGGCGCCGGACCGGTGGGGGCGTTCGACGTAGCGCAGTTGGGTTGGCGTGACGGTGTACTTGTGGCGCAGAACCAGCCGTTGGGGGATTTTCTCCGTGAGCTGGGCCGATATCGCCCAGGTTTATTGCGTTGGGACCCCGCCCTGGAGTCGCTGCGGGTGACCGGCAGCTTCCGTCTGGAAAACACCGATCGAATCCTCGCGTTGCTCTCGGCCAGCCTGCCGCTGCACGTGCAAACGCGCACCCGATACTGGGTCACATTGACGCTGCGCAAAAATACTGTCTGA
- a CDS encoding SgcJ/EcaC family oxidoreductase: MKLKTFAAAAFFMLTTPLALALETTPYVYRTVAEQPQNQNDREIAALFDRWNAALKTGNAAAVTSLYAPDAILQPTVSNQVRNTAALIQDYFEHFLAGKPVGQINYREIRHLGPDAAMDSGVYTFALTNADGSKREVQARYTFIYERIDGQWKILNHHSSAMPQVQKQLHASH; this comes from the coding sequence ATGAAACTGAAAACCTTCGCCGCTGCCGCTTTTTTCATGCTGACCACACCCTTGGCCCTGGCACTTGAAACAACGCCATACGTTTATCGCACCGTAGCCGAGCAGCCACAGAATCAGAATGACCGTGAAATCGCCGCATTGTTCGACCGCTGGAACGCGGCCCTCAAAACCGGCAACGCTGCTGCAGTAACCAGCCTGTATGCGCCGGATGCGATATTGCAGCCCACCGTATCCAACCAGGTGCGCAACACGGCGGCACTGATTCAGGATTACTTTGAACACTTCCTGGCCGGCAAGCCGGTGGGGCAGATCAACTACCGGGAAATCCGTCACCTGGGACCTGACGCGGCGATGGACAGTGGTGTCTATACCTTTGCCCTGACCAACGCCGACGGCTCCAAGCGCGAGGTTCAGGCGCGCTACACCTTTATCTATGAACGCATTGACGGTCAGTGGAAGATCCTTAACCACCACTCCTCGGCCATGCCGCAAGTCCAGAAGCAACTGCATGCCAGCCACTGA
- a CDS encoding sensor histidine kinase encodes MQSPPHDPGSALAIRTQYRQSQSRAARLRLLLGTGHELTQLPLSAMRQRAVQRACAFMAMDHGLLLEWAADTTFRTIASHGSQERLDLLANLAQPPSAEPQWLEYPGSALPQVLRVPLRGSDGVVFGALLLGNGVALGTPDNEDIESLQLLATLLAAHLENSRLLEALQARERTMSELVHRLFSAQEDERKRVAYDLHDGLAQNLAGLHQRLQGFAGRCPPLPPALANDLQAILDLARGCVGEGRQLIGGLRPHALDDFGLYKAVDKEADRLRDAGLSVDWAEHSAARLPGNTEIALFRIAQEGINNILKHARASHVRLGLMVSDDRASLRVEDNGRGFALEQPIETNGTCHLGLAAMQERASLLGGHLSCFSQPDGGTRLLASVPLPTHGTHS; translated from the coding sequence ATGCAAAGCCCACCCCATGACCCCGGCAGTGCCCTGGCCATCCGGACCCAATATCGCCAGTCGCAAAGTCGTGCCGCACGCCTGCGCCTGCTGTTGGGCACCGGCCATGAACTGACGCAATTGCCCCTGTCGGCGATGCGCCAGCGCGCAGTGCAACGAGCGTGCGCATTCATGGCCATGGATCATGGCCTGCTGCTGGAGTGGGCAGCGGACACCACGTTTCGCACCATCGCCAGCCATGGCAGCCAAGAACGGCTCGATCTGCTTGCCAACCTGGCTCAGCCGCCGTCAGCCGAGCCACAATGGCTGGAGTACCCTGGCAGCGCCCTGCCCCAGGTCTTGCGCGTTCCGTTGCGTGGCTCCGACGGTGTGGTGTTCGGGGCTTTATTGCTGGGCAACGGCGTAGCCCTGGGCACGCCGGACAACGAGGATATTGAGTCACTGCAATTGCTGGCGACCCTGCTGGCTGCCCATTTGGAGAACAGTCGTCTGCTCGAAGCGTTGCAGGCCCGCGAACGCACCATGTCCGAGCTGGTCCATCGACTGTTCAGCGCCCAGGAAGACGAACGCAAGCGTGTGGCCTACGACCTGCATGATGGCCTGGCACAGAACCTGGCCGGCCTGCATCAGCGCCTGCAGGGGTTCGCCGGTCGCTGCCCGCCTCTGCCGCCGGCCCTGGCGAACGACTTGCAGGCCATCCTCGATCTCGCCCGGGGTTGTGTCGGCGAAGGCCGGCAGTTGATCGGCGGTCTGCGTCCCCATGCGCTGGATGACTTCGGTCTGTACAAAGCCGTCGACAAGGAAGCCGACCGCCTGCGGGATGCAGGCCTGTCGGTGGACTGGGCCGAGCACAGCGCCGCTCGCCTGCCGGGCAACACCGAAATCGCCTTGTTCCGCATTGCCCAGGAAGGCATCAACAACATTCTCAAGCACGCCCGGGCCAGCCATGTACGCCTGGGATTGATGGTGAGCGACGACCGGGCCTCGCTGCGGGTCGAAGACAATGGCCGTGGTTTTGCTCTGGAACAACCCATCGAGACCAATGGCACCTGCCATCTGGGCCTGGCGGCGATGCAGGAACGTGCCAGCCTGCTGGGCGGCCACCTGAGCTGTTTCAGCCAGCCCGATGGTGGCACCCGTTTGCTGGCCAGCGTCCCCCTACCCACCCACGGAACACACTCATGA